The Geotalea uraniireducens Rf4 genome window below encodes:
- a CDS encoding enoyl-ACP reductase FabI, with protein sequence MGLLEGKKALIFGVANEKSIAWAIAEAFKKEGAEVALAYANEAIAKRVIPLAESIGATITLPCDVRSDDDIKAVFAEIGKKWGGLDILVHSVAFANKDELKGSFLSTTREGFTMAMDISAYSLIALAKEAMPLLTASNGNVLALTYYGAQKVFPNYNVMGVAKAALEASVRYLAEAVGQDGVRVNAISAGPLRTLAAAGVGGFNQIAGHVSAKAPLRRNITQEDVAGAAVYLSSELAKAVTGEIHFVDSGYNIIGL encoded by the coding sequence ATGGGTTTGCTGGAAGGGAAAAAAGCACTGATTTTCGGTGTGGCCAATGAGAAGAGCATCGCCTGGGCCATAGCCGAAGCTTTCAAAAAGGAAGGTGCCGAGGTGGCACTGGCCTATGCCAATGAGGCGATAGCCAAGCGAGTGATTCCGCTCGCTGAAAGCATCGGCGCAACGATAACCCTCCCCTGTGATGTCAGAAGCGACGACGACATCAAGGCGGTGTTTGCCGAAATCGGCAAAAAATGGGGTGGGCTGGACATACTGGTTCATTCGGTCGCCTTTGCCAACAAAGACGAACTCAAGGGATCTTTTCTGAGCACCACCAGGGAAGGCTTTACCATGGCCATGGACATCAGCGCCTACTCTCTGATCGCCCTGGCCAAGGAAGCCATGCCGCTCCTGACCGCCAGCAACGGAAACGTCCTTGCCCTGACCTATTACGGCGCACAGAAGGTATTCCCCAATTACAACGTGATGGGTGTTGCCAAGGCAGCCCTGGAAGCGAGCGTCCGCTACCTGGCCGAGGCAGTCGGACAGGACGGTGTGAGGGTTAACGCCATCTCGGCCGGTCCATTGCGGACACTGGCCGCAGCCGGGGTCGGAGGCTTCAACCAGATCGCCGGCCATGTATCGGCAAAAGCGCCTCTCAGGCGCAACATCACCCAGGAAGACGTGGCAGGCGCCGCCGTTTATCTCAGCAGCGAACTGGCGAAAGCCGTAACCGGCGAGATCCATTTTGTCGACAGCGGTTACAACATCATCGGACTTTAA
- a CDS encoding HD domain-containing phosphohydrolase has protein sequence MTEKFINILKGAERLAKLTDVDKVMQDLSRLLKKTVNSRWAVVYLIDRERRDFAPARSCGLPARYLPMFREMPMAPDKIPLLKKILRDKHHLLLNDSGVSTLLTPTLRKLLGNITLLAVPMLVNNQVMGVAFVARDKHYPSFSDAEIALIKDVISHAALVASHSILFDESLDMAVEMGKRVDIILTLDEINKAISSSLSRDKIIATAVQHIERLIQCELVVLLGEENGSLAVMASDCISSEIPPELLKGSHPNVVGSCAVKSFAGGESCYINSLSARKRLPHLDRLLRDAGMQSLLAIPMVSKEKVNGVLLLGDTEPDRFLEDDVFAVGKIAGQIAVALENAKLYEDLENLFIGTVTSLANAIDAKSPWTKGHSERVMHVAEFISRALGLDDAAVERVRLGGLLHDIGKIGIIEALLEKPEKISEDDFPPLRLHPEKGVAILAPIEQLKGVFPGILHHHERYDGSGYPDRLKGEDIPLEARIIAVADAFDAMVSVRPYKKGYSAAEALQELIKCAGSQFDPVVVQCFSDYVIGEKLSGASRQNPRAGR, from the coding sequence ATGACGGAAAAATTCATTAACATACTGAAGGGCGCGGAGAGGCTTGCCAAGCTTACCGATGTGGATAAGGTCATGCAAGATCTTTCCCGGTTGCTGAAGAAAACGGTGAACAGCCGTTGGGCGGTAGTTTACCTCATTGACCGGGAGCGGCGGGACTTTGCGCCGGCCCGGAGTTGCGGACTGCCGGCCCGTTATCTTCCCATGTTCAGGGAGATGCCGATGGCGCCGGACAAGATTCCCCTTCTGAAAAAGATCCTCCGGGACAAACACCATCTATTGCTCAACGATTCCGGCGTCTCGACGCTTCTGACGCCGACGCTACGCAAGCTGCTGGGCAATATCACCCTGCTGGCTGTTCCCATGCTGGTCAACAACCAGGTGATGGGGGTGGCGTTTGTCGCCCGTGACAAGCACTATCCGTCGTTCAGCGATGCAGAGATTGCCCTGATCAAGGACGTGATCTCCCATGCCGCGCTTGTGGCGAGCCACTCAATCCTGTTTGATGAGTCCCTTGACATGGCCGTAGAGATGGGGAAACGGGTCGACATCATTCTCACCCTGGACGAGATCAACAAGGCGATTTCCTCCTCCCTCAGTCGCGACAAGATCATTGCCACGGCCGTGCAGCATATCGAACGGCTCATCCAATGCGAGCTGGTGGTGCTGTTGGGAGAGGAAAATGGTTCGCTGGCGGTAATGGCCTCCGATTGCATATCCAGTGAGATTCCCCCGGAACTCTTGAAGGGCTCCCATCCGAACGTTGTCGGCAGTTGCGCGGTGAAGTCCTTTGCCGGAGGAGAAAGCTGTTACATAAACTCACTCTCAGCGCGGAAAAGGCTGCCGCACCTGGACCGATTGCTGCGTGATGCGGGTATGCAGTCACTCCTGGCCATTCCCATGGTCAGCAAGGAGAAAGTAAACGGGGTCTTGCTGCTGGGCGATACGGAGCCCGACAGGTTTCTCGAGGATGATGTCTTCGCCGTTGGTAAGATAGCCGGACAGATAGCAGTGGCGCTTGAAAACGCCAAGCTCTATGAAGATCTGGAGAACCTCTTCATCGGAACGGTTACCAGTCTGGCCAATGCCATTGACGCCAAATCACCCTGGACCAAGGGGCACTCCGAACGGGTCATGCATGTTGCCGAGTTTATTTCCAGGGCTTTGGGACTCGACGACGCGGCGGTTGAGCGGGTAAGGCTCGGGGGGCTTTTGCATGACATCGGCAAGATAGGGATTATCGAGGCCCTTCTGGAAAAGCCGGAAAAGATCTCCGAGGATGATTTTCCCCCCTTGCGGCTTCACCCGGAAAAGGGGGTCGCCATCCTTGCTCCCATCGAGCAGTTGAAGGGGGTATTCCCCGGCATTCTCCATCATCACGAACGTTACGACGGGAGCGGCTATCCCGACAGGCTGAAGGGTGAGGATATTCCCCTTGAAGCCCGGATAATCGCTGTTGCCGATGCCTTTGATGCCATGGTGTCCGTGCGGCCTTACAAAAAGGGATATTCAGCTGCTGAGGCGCTGCAAGAGCTGATAAAGTGCGCAGGGAGCCAGTTCGACCCGGTGGTTGTCCAGTGCTTCAGTGACTATGTCATCGGGGAAAAACTATCGGGCGCATCCCGGCAAAACCCACGGGCCGGCAGGTGA
- a CDS encoding TIGR03905 family TSCPD domain-containing protein: MRISYDTLGTCASRINIEIENGVIQAAEFVDGCAGNTQAVGALAKGMAVGEAIRRLKGIACQGDTSCPDQLARALEKALEK, from the coding sequence ATGCGCATAAGCTATGATACATTGGGAACCTGTGCCTCACGGATCAACATAGAAATAGAAAACGGCGTGATTCAGGCAGCCGAATTTGTAGACGGTTGTGCCGGCAACACCCAGGCTGTCGGGGCGCTGGCAAAGGGAATGGCTGTAGGAGAGGCAATCAGACGGCTCAAGGGAATTGCTTGTCAGGGAGATACGTCATGTCCCGATCAGCTGGCCAGAGCGCTGGAAAAAGCTTTGGAAAAATAA
- a CDS encoding response regulator, which yields MKKGQIIGKILVMDDDEMIRFIAKQTLLKIGYDVECSADGAGAIEAYRKAYEAGEPFMAVFLDLNIPGGMGGKETIKRLLAIDPHAKGFVTSGDSSDPAMIHYKDFGFSGAVEKRSVYLEAELASALKAAE from the coding sequence ATGAAAAAGGGGCAAATAATCGGGAAAATTCTTGTCATGGATGACGACGAAATGATCAGATTCATCGCCAAACAGACACTCCTGAAAATCGGTTATGACGTGGAGTGCTCCGCTGACGGAGCAGGGGCGATTGAGGCGTACAGAAAAGCGTATGAGGCCGGAGAGCCTTTTATGGCAGTCTTCCTGGACTTGAACATCCCGGGTGGGATGGGAGGTAAGGAAACCATTAAGCGATTGCTGGCGATTGACCCCCACGCCAAAGGTTTTGTGACAAGCGGCGATTCCAGCGATCCGGCAATGATACATTATAAGGACTTCGGTTTCAGCGGCGCAGTTGAAAAGAGGTCAGTCTACCTCGAAGCAGAACTGGCTTCTGCACTGAAGGCCGCGGAATGA
- the ybaK gene encoding Cys-tRNA(Pro) deacylase → MAKEKTPVTPAVRMLRAENVPFTSHPYAYEDKGGTSVSARELEVDEHCVIKTLIMEDDGRNPLIVLMHGDRQVSTRELARFMGVKSIVPCAPEVAQKHSGYQVGGTSPFGMRRIMPVYMEETILALPRIYINGGKRGFLVAIDPHEAMRLLKATLVRVAV, encoded by the coding sequence ATGGCAAAGGAAAAAACACCCGTCACCCCGGCGGTGCGCATGCTCCGCGCAGAAAATGTCCCATTTACCAGCCATCCTTACGCCTATGAAGACAAAGGCGGAACCAGCGTCTCTGCCCGCGAGTTGGAGGTGGACGAGCATTGTGTGATCAAGACGCTGATCATGGAGGATGATGGCAGGAATCCCCTGATTGTGCTGATGCATGGGGACCGCCAGGTTTCCACCAGGGAGCTTGCCAGGTTTATGGGGGTGAAGAGTATCGTTCCCTGCGCGCCGGAAGTCGCCCAGAAGCATTCCGGCTACCAGGTAGGGGGAACTTCTCCGTTCGGCATGCGGCGCATCATGCCCGTCTACATGGAAGAAACGATTCTCGCATTGCCACGCATATACATCAACGGCGGTAAACGGGGATTCCTTGTTGCCATCGATCCGCATGAGGCCATGCGCCTGCTCAAGGCGACACTGGTGCGGGTGGCGGTTTAG
- a CDS encoding SIR2 family NAD-dependent protein deacylase: MEFEETCGKAAYAVRNAGALVITAGAGMGVDSGLPDFRGEKGFWQAYPMYERLGISFVGAANPEHFERDPGFGWGFYGHRTNLYRETIPHAGFSLLLSWIERFRLDHFVVTSNVDGQFQKAGFSGERMLEVHGSIHHLQCTTPCSMQIWDNNEVIPVDASTMRARAIPRCIRCKAVARPNILMFGDYGWISARTDRQEGCFDKFLDSVRQAPLVVIEAGAGTTIPTIRSLSERLGRQPLATVIRINPREPHITSPHLSLACGALEGLSGIDRCL; encoded by the coding sequence ATGGAATTTGAGGAAACCTGCGGCAAGGCCGCTTATGCGGTGAGAAACGCCGGAGCACTTGTCATAACCGCCGGCGCCGGGATGGGGGTGGATTCCGGGCTCCCCGATTTTCGCGGCGAGAAGGGGTTCTGGCAGGCTTATCCCATGTATGAGCGGCTTGGCATCAGCTTTGTCGGGGCTGCCAATCCCGAACATTTCGAGCGTGATCCCGGTTTCGGCTGGGGCTTCTACGGACATCGCACCAATCTCTACCGGGAAACCATCCCCCATGCCGGCTTCTCTTTGCTCCTTTCCTGGATCGAGCGCTTCCGCCTCGATCACTTCGTCGTTACTTCCAATGTGGACGGCCAGTTCCAGAAGGCCGGCTTCAGCGGGGAGCGGATGCTGGAGGTGCACGGTTCCATCCACCATCTCCAGTGCACCACCCCCTGCTCCATGCAGATCTGGGACAATAACGAAGTCATCCCGGTAGATGCCTCTACTATGAGGGCACGCGCCATTCCCCGCTGTATCCGGTGCAAAGCGGTAGCCCGCCCAAATATCCTCATGTTCGGCGATTACGGCTGGATAAGCGCCCGCACGGACCGCCAGGAGGGATGCTTTGACAAATTCCTCGATTCAGTGCGCCAGGCGCCGCTCGTGGTGATTGAAGCGGGGGCCGGCACCACCATTCCCACCATCCGCAGTCTGAGCGAACGGCTCGGCAGGCAACCGCTTGCCACCGTAATCCGCATCAATCCCCGCGAACCGCATATCACTTCGCCGCACCTTTCCCTCGCCTGCGGGGCGCTGGAAGGGCTATCCGGCATCGACCGTTGTCTGTGA
- the dusB gene encoding tRNA dihydrouridine synthase DusB — translation MRKTLTIGSLQLDNNLILAPMAGLTNLPMRVLARECGAALTFTEMVSVNGLVREGKKTFDLLRRDQEDRPLGIQIFGDDPDLLAEGARLVEPYGELIDINMGCPVRKVVGSGAGSALLREPAKVALILKAVRKATSLPLTIKIRTGWVVEEQSFLEIGRIAEAEGVDAVTLHPRSRAQMFEGHADWSRITELKGALSIPVIGSGDIFSAADVTAMLAQTGCDGVMIARGGLGNPWIFREALALLRGEEPIPPAVGEKLAAAMRHLDLFIETFGEHTALREMRKHLSWYAKGVPGVAQFRNMINRIDGKEPLIAMVRGFFSEVVRDH, via the coding sequence ATGCGTAAAACCCTCACTATAGGCTCTTTACAGCTGGATAATAACCTGATTCTCGCTCCCATGGCCGGACTGACGAATTTGCCGATGCGCGTTCTCGCGAGGGAATGCGGAGCAGCTTTGACCTTTACCGAGATGGTGAGCGTTAACGGCCTTGTCCGGGAAGGGAAAAAGACCTTCGATCTGTTGCGCAGGGACCAAGAAGACCGGCCGTTGGGAATTCAGATCTTCGGCGACGATCCTGACCTGCTGGCCGAAGGGGCCCGGCTCGTAGAACCTTACGGCGAGCTGATCGACATCAACATGGGTTGTCCGGTACGCAAGGTGGTCGGGAGTGGAGCAGGAAGCGCGCTTCTGCGTGAGCCGGCCAAGGTGGCTTTGATTCTCAAGGCCGTGCGCAAGGCCACATCCCTCCCTTTGACCATCAAGATCCGTACCGGCTGGGTGGTCGAAGAGCAGAGCTTTCTCGAGATCGGTCGCATCGCCGAGGCTGAAGGTGTTGATGCCGTGACCCTCCATCCCCGCAGCCGCGCACAGATGTTCGAAGGTCATGCCGACTGGTCGAGGATAACCGAGCTGAAGGGAGCCCTTTCCATCCCGGTGATCGGCAGCGGCGACATTTTCAGCGCAGCCGATGTGACTGCCATGCTGGCACAAACCGGTTGCGACGGGGTGATGATTGCCCGAGGCGGGCTGGGTAACCCCTGGATATTCAGAGAGGCGCTTGCCCTGTTGCGGGGAGAGGAACCGATCCCGCCGGCTGTCGGCGAAAAGCTTGCAGCAGCCATGCGGCACCTGGATCTATTCATTGAAACCTTTGGTGAGCATACCGCTCTGCGGGAGATGCGCAAACACCTCTCCTGGTATGCCAAGGGGGTGCCGGGAGTGGCCCAGTTCCGCAACATGATTAACCGGATAGACGGCAAAGAGCCGCTCATCGCGATGGTGCGGGGTTTTTTTTCGGAGGTGGTTCGTGACCACTGA
- a CDS encoding two-component system sensor histidine kinase NtrB yields MTTEHLQEYYANIIDSVGDGVIVLDIQGVITLLNPAAEEIAGISRRQAKGAHFSALFKGEDILLEMVNKTAATGMTISDHENIVLKMTGRLIPISATTSPLLMANGERIGTILILRDLTNIRELEEAVRQADRLSTLGALAAGLAHEIKNPLGGIKGAAQLLEMELPDNAELRDCTRVMLKEVQRVNRIVEELLELASPRKLDLTKVNLHKILGDIILLQKRTVDDRRVTFQQHFDPSIPPILADEALLTQLFLNLIKNAVEAVGAVGLIKVSSRVLADYSMTQKGEGRSRMVAIEVSDDGPGILKEQLEHLFTPFYTTKAKGTGLGLAICHKIVAEHRGMIRVDSEPTKGTTFTVMLPLIQ; encoded by the coding sequence GTGACCACTGAACACTTGCAGGAATATTACGCCAACATCATCGACAGCGTCGGTGACGGTGTGATAGTCCTTGATATCCAGGGGGTTATAACGCTCCTGAATCCTGCGGCGGAGGAAATCGCCGGCATTTCCCGGCGCCAGGCCAAGGGCGCCCACTTTTCCGCCCTGTTCAAGGGTGAGGATATCCTGCTGGAAATGGTCAATAAAACTGCGGCAACCGGCATGACCATCTCCGACCATGAAAACATCGTCCTGAAGATGACCGGCCGACTCATCCCGATCAGCGCCACCACGTCGCCGCTGCTCATGGCCAACGGCGAAAGGATCGGCACGATCCTGATCCTGCGCGATCTCACCAATATCCGGGAACTGGAGGAGGCGGTCCGCCAGGCAGACCGTCTTTCCACGCTGGGGGCGCTGGCTGCGGGGCTGGCTCACGAGATCAAGAACCCGCTGGGGGGGATCAAGGGGGCGGCCCAGCTCCTGGAGATGGAGCTGCCGGACAACGCCGAACTGCGTGACTGTACCCGCGTCATGCTCAAGGAGGTGCAGCGGGTCAACCGGATCGTCGAAGAGCTCCTGGAGCTGGCCTCGCCGCGGAAGCTGGATCTGACCAAGGTGAATCTGCACAAGATCCTCGGTGATATCATCCTCCTGCAAAAGCGGACGGTCGACGACCGGAGGGTGACCTTCCAGCAGCATTTCGACCCGAGCATCCCGCCGATACTGGCCGATGAGGCGCTCCTGACCCAGCTCTTCCTCAATCTGATCAAGAACGCCGTGGAAGCGGTAGGGGCTGTCGGGTTGATCAAGGTCAGTAGCCGGGTCCTGGCCGACTACAGCATGACCCAGAAGGGGGAGGGGCGTTCGCGCATGGTTGCCATCGAGGTGAGCGACGACGGTCCGGGCATCCTGAAGGAACAGCTGGAGCATCTCTTCACCCCGTTTTATACCACCAAGGCAAAAGGCACGGGGCTAGGTCTGGCCATTTGCCACAAGATCGTCGCTGAACATCGGGGGATGATCAGGGTCGATTCCGAACCCACAAAGGGAACGACATTTACGGTGATGCTGCCGCTCATACAATAA
- a CDS encoding sigma-54-dependent transcriptional regulator encodes MSINNILVADDEESMRWVLSKALKKKGFSVDLARDGDEALRYIKTNTYDLAILDIKMPGLSGLELLDRVRELKSDLLVVIMTAEASMKNAVEAMKRGAYDYLTKPFDLDVIDAIIEKVNRAREVTSQVTLLKEELKDRYQLEKTIIGNSPAMREIYKTIGKVAPSDVTVLVQGESGTGKELIARAIHFNSKRLGKPFIALNCAAIPKELLESELFGFEKGAFTGATERKLGKFEQANGGTIFLDEIGDMPIDLQAKILRVLQEKEVTRTGGNQSINVDVRIVAATNQDLEESVRRKAFREDLYYRLNVIPLQLVPLRERNEDIPLLVEYFLAKICAELEVPVKRCSSDALRLLTGYTWPGNVRELENTLKRAVILSSDPLLTIADFPGLRVQKGGELVQSEELSLEGIVDIKLRGSFTNMEKMESGDVYTMVLEQVERPLIRFVLEKTRGNQVRAADILGINRNTLRKKITELGIEVKRD; translated from the coding sequence ATGTCCATCAATAACATTCTTGTCGCCGATGATGAAGAGAGCATGCGTTGGGTCCTTTCCAAGGCCCTGAAAAAAAAGGGTTTTAGTGTCGATCTTGCCCGGGACGGCGACGAGGCGCTCAGGTACATCAAGACAAACACTTATGATCTGGCGATCCTCGACATCAAGATGCCCGGCTTGTCCGGCCTGGAGCTGTTGGATCGGGTGCGGGAGCTTAAGAGCGACCTCCTCGTGGTGATCATGACTGCCGAGGCGAGCATGAAGAACGCCGTGGAAGCCATGAAACGGGGGGCCTACGATTACCTGACCAAACCGTTCGACCTGGATGTGATCGACGCCATTATCGAAAAGGTAAACAGGGCGAGGGAGGTGACCTCCCAGGTGACCCTTCTCAAGGAAGAGCTGAAGGACCGCTACCAGCTGGAAAAGACCATTATCGGCAATTCTCCGGCCATGCGGGAGATCTACAAGACCATCGGCAAGGTGGCCCCCAGCGACGTCACTGTCCTTGTTCAGGGGGAGTCGGGTACCGGCAAGGAGCTGATCGCCCGGGCCATCCACTTCAATTCGAAGCGGCTCGGAAAACCGTTCATCGCCCTTAACTGTGCGGCAATTCCCAAGGAGCTCCTGGAGAGCGAGCTGTTCGGTTTTGAAAAGGGGGCGTTCACCGGCGCTACGGAGCGAAAGCTCGGCAAGTTCGAGCAGGCCAACGGCGGCACCATTTTCCTCGACGAGATCGGTGACATGCCCATCGACCTCCAGGCGAAGATCCTCCGGGTCCTCCAGGAGAAAGAGGTGACGAGGACCGGCGGTAACCAGAGCATTAACGTTGATGTGCGCATTGTTGCTGCAACCAACCAGGACCTGGAAGAGAGTGTGCGGCGCAAGGCGTTCCGCGAAGATCTCTATTATCGGCTCAATGTAATCCCGTTGCAACTGGTCCCGCTTCGGGAGCGGAACGAAGATATTCCGCTTCTTGTGGAGTATTTCCTGGCGAAGATCTGTGCGGAGCTGGAGGTGCCGGTCAAGCGGTGCTCTTCCGACGCGCTCCGCCTCCTTACCGGCTACACCTGGCCGGGCAATGTCAGAGAACTGGAGAATACTCTCAAGCGGGCGGTCATCCTCTCGTCGGACCCGCTCCTGACCATTGCCGACTTTCCCGGACTGCGCGTCCAGAAGGGTGGCGAACTGGTTCAGAGCGAGGAGCTCTCTCTGGAAGGGATTGTCGACATCAAGCTGCGCGGATCATTCACCAACATGGAGAAGATGGAGAGCGGCGACGTCTACACCATGGTGTTGGAACAGGTGGAGCGGCCGCTGATCCGCTTCGTCCTGGAGAAGACCAGGGGGAACCAGGTGCGGGCAGCCGACATCCTCGGCATTAACCGGAACACCCTGCGGAAGAAGATAACCGAGCTGGGGATAGAGGTGAAGAGGGATTAG
- a CDS encoding isochorismatase family protein, which produces MGVKDKFFLDRNNAVLMVIDVQEKLCRAMDEKVLAKLTANVSVLQEAAVELGIPVLATEQYVKGLGETLPELKGKLCSPALEKMTFSCCGDDNFTAALKKLGRKQIIITGMETHVCILQTVIELLDADYVVHLVNDAVMSRKKENWQVGVNAAAAAGAVITSTEAALFQLLKVAGTDEFKKLSKLVR; this is translated from the coding sequence ATGGGTGTGAAGGACAAGTTTTTTCTGGACAGGAACAACGCAGTACTGATGGTAATCGATGTGCAGGAAAAACTGTGCAGGGCCATGGACGAGAAGGTACTGGCGAAGCTCACTGCCAACGTCTCCGTTCTCCAGGAAGCTGCGGTTGAGCTGGGAATTCCCGTCCTGGCCACCGAGCAGTATGTAAAGGGACTGGGTGAAACCCTGCCGGAGTTGAAGGGGAAGCTTTGCTCTCCGGCGCTGGAAAAAATGACCTTCAGCTGCTGCGGGGATGACAACTTTACCGCCGCTTTGAAGAAACTGGGGCGCAAGCAGATCATCATCACCGGTATGGAGACCCATGTCTGCATCTTGCAAACGGTTATCGAGCTGCTTGATGCGGATTATGTTGTTCATTTGGTGAACGATGCGGTGATGAGCCGTAAGAAGGAAAACTGGCAGGTAGGGGTGAATGCCGCTGCGGCGGCAGGGGCGGTGATAACCTCTACCGAGGCGGCATTGTTCCAGTTGCTCAAGGTCGCCGGTACCGACGAATTCAAGAAGCTGTCGAAACTGGTGCGGTGA
- a CDS encoding LysR family transcriptional regulator, protein METLYLKTLVVAVDSGSFSKAATVLNITQSAVSQRIKFLEDRYGYQLLDRSGPVLVATEAGRVVLAKAEEILRIESELSNELKHMEGKPRLSLCCTPTFGIVYLPNVLNRFILQNADIVDLKFMFYTPEQAIKGLHENEFDVGVIEHCEALELSEFKTFQLPRDELVFISSPGLQLPSMDVDIDHLLHHRLIARKVGCSSRKLLELNMTAIGRSLKDFKRMIIYDDLRLTIDTVIGGGGIAFVSRSLVKKQLEEGSLLEHRLPGFTHNRFRTVALNKKRTPDKVLQNFMDCIFTTFPSVSVEEEGDSNQNCRL, encoded by the coding sequence ATGGAAACGCTCTATTTGAAGACTCTTGTTGTGGCGGTTGATTCAGGAAGCTTTTCCAAGGCGGCAACGGTACTGAACATAACGCAATCTGCCGTCTCGCAGCGGATCAAGTTTCTGGAGGATCGCTATGGTTACCAGTTACTGGATCGATCTGGTCCGGTTCTGGTTGCCACGGAAGCAGGCAGGGTGGTTCTGGCAAAAGCAGAAGAGATACTGCGTATTGAATCTGAGCTCAGCAACGAACTGAAGCACATGGAGGGTAAACCACGCCTTTCTCTCTGCTGTACACCAACCTTCGGCATCGTCTATCTCCCCAACGTGTTGAACAGGTTCATTTTGCAAAATGCGGACATCGTTGACCTGAAATTCATGTTTTATACCCCTGAACAGGCAATAAAGGGTTTGCATGAAAACGAGTTCGACGTGGGGGTTATTGAACACTGTGAGGCACTGGAACTTTCAGAGTTCAAGACGTTTCAACTACCCCGCGACGAGCTGGTTTTTATCAGTTCGCCCGGCTTGCAACTACCATCAATGGACGTGGATATCGACCATCTGTTGCATCACCGCTTGATAGCCCGCAAAGTCGGTTGCAGTTCCAGGAAACTGCTCGAGCTGAACATGACTGCTATAGGGAGAAGTCTGAAAGATTTCAAGAGGATGATCATCTATGACGACTTACGTTTGACTATCGATACCGTCATTGGCGGGGGAGGTATCGCGTTTGTATCCAGAAGCCTCGTGAAAAAACAACTTGAGGAAGGTTCGCTCCTTGAGCATCGACTGCCTGGTTTTACCCATAATCGCTTTCGCACTGTTGCTCTAAACAAAAAAAGAACTCCGGATAAAGTTCTTCAGAATTTTATGGATTGCATTTTTACCACGTTCCCATCGGTTTCGGTGGAAGAAGAGGGGGATTCAAACCAGAATTGTCGACTATGA